A region of the Strix aluco isolate bStrAlu1 chromosome 9, bStrAlu1.hap1, whole genome shotgun sequence genome:
CTGGCTCTGCCCGAGCACCTTGCTGCTTACCAGCACCCACCTGGAAACAAAACCTGCTCTTGCAggtccccctgcagcccagcctcGGCAGGGACCAGGGACAAGTCCTGTCCTGGTCCCAGCACAACCCCGCTGGGCTGGCCAGCCCCTGATGGGGACAGACCCTCCCAGTCCTCTCCATCCTGGCATGCTGGTCTTGGCTCCTCCATGGGATGATTGAAGGAGGCAAACACAAGGCACAGCCCAGGTGATAATTTCCCTGTCACTTTTGCACAGCCTGAAATTATTTTTGACTTCAGCTCCAACCCCCAGGTGAGCCGCCCAGGTGAGAGGAGCAAGGTTTCCCAAagttctttctcctcctctccatctCTCGCTGTGTGTCAgcctccctgtcccccacccctcCAACCCAGGGACAAAGTGCCCACACTGCCCATGAGGACCCTGCTTGGCCCACATGTGCCCCATCCTTGTTGGGCCATCCATCCCTTCCCTTTGGGGTCACCCCATACCCAGGTGGCTCCATCCTGCCAGCAGTCATGGGAAGGGTCAGAAAGGGACATTCAACCCCGGTCCCCAGGCTGGACCACAAAGCGGGACATACCCTCAGCAGTGGGAATGCTGTGTCCATGGACATGACGAGGCTTGCAAGACAGATGGACTGCCATCTGAGCAAAGGGCATAACCCTAAACACTTCTCTGTCTTTCACTGCTTCCTTCATACCGGGGCTTTTCTCCCACTCTGAAGACTTCCCTCATCTTTTCCTGCGCTAAACACGCCCAATTCTTTTCCATCAGTCATTCTTTCAGGACATTTTTGATCTTTTCTCCAGGTCATCAGGGTGAATTTGATTTCTAACCCTCCTCCCAGATGGCCCTTAGACCCTCCCTCAATAGCATATTGCCTTCATTTGAGCCATGCTTCCCCAGAAAACCCCTGTTTGATGTGCCTGCCTTCATGAGCTATTGATAATTGCTCATGGTATGTAGCTTCTTGGGTAGCCATCCACCTACAGTGGCAGAATTTCCCATTTCTCTCATTTGCTTATGAGAATGTCACGTAAGGCAGCACAAAGATAACATCGTTCCCACTTTCCCCGAGGTACCCAGCCCATCACCCTAATGAAGAGAAAATGATGTTGATTTGACACAATGTGTTCCTGCTAAATCTGTGTTCtcagccccagcactgccctcTCGGTGTTTACCGCTTGGTGGCCTTACTAATTTGTTCCAGTAGTTTTCTGGGTACAGAGGCTGACTCATCTAGAGCTTCCTGgatcctcttttttccccttccttgaAGCAGATGGTGAAGTGAACATCTGTATCCTCCTGGGACACAGCTCCACACCAGCTCTCTGCACCTCTGTCCCCCTCCAACCTTGCCACTGTTGATAGTGCATGGTTGTCACCCTGTCACAGTGAAACCCACCACCTCTAGGGACAAGCAATGGCTGTAGGTGCCTTCATAGTCGAGCTCTTGGAGTAGAGTCCAGCTGTCCCAGTGTGGATTTGAGGCAAGAGGGATCAGGTTGTCTGGAAATGGGGATATGCCCAAGCTGGACTGCAGAGAGGGGACATTGCCCCATCGCCCTGGACTTCTGGGATGGAGAGGGATGCCGATCTATGGGGAGAGATTTAAGGGAGGAGGTGGATGTGAAGATGTGGGCAGGTACCACCCCTCATGGGTCTGAGCTCCCTGTTCATCTGGTGGGCCTCAGGATGGTCTCTCCAGGCGTAAGCAGAGAGCTCGGCCCCCTCCAACAAAGCTCTGTCCCAGTGCCATGGGTTTGGTCTTGGGGGCAGTGAAGTGGGCAGGCCCAGGGCTCCtgcctggccctctgagcccctGCACACCAGCATTTGGCCTGCCTGAATCCTCCTCAAGCAGTACATCCCgccaaagggaagaagagagagaaggagaaaccCTGGAGACAACTCAAAGCAAAACTAGAGAAAGCAAAATGAGGGCGGTGGGAGGAAATGCAGATGTTCTGCAAGCCTACAGCAGGCTCAGCAACAGGCAGGACGAGGCTCTCGGTGGGACAGGATGGAAGAGATGCTGTGGGCCTGGGACCTTCAGGACACACCAGGGCTGTGCAAGCTGGCCATGGTTAGgggtctgggcaacctgtccagCAGCCCATCCCTCCCACCACCAACATGGCACCCACCAGCTCACCCCAGCCTGTCTCTTCCAGGACCGACAGCTGCTTTCCCAGCGAGTCAAGGCCATGGCAATGCTCTCACACCATAGTGCCCGACAGACCAGTTCCACCCACAGATCACCCCATTAACCCAGGGACCAAATAACCCACACACCCCACTGCAACACCTCTAGCCCAATCTCTCCCAAATTGAAACACAGCTCTGAGACCTCCCAGTGACCAGGACAGGGTTCAGTTGTAAGTGACCTTACAGTTGCTACATGACCTGACCACCTCTTCTCCTCCTGGCATCTGCAATGTCCTGTTTTGCAGGAACAGTGCTTTGCAGCTCCGTGGCACAGCTCTCCTCTAAGACACTGCTGCAAGCATCTGCCTGTCCAGTTTTCTCAAGACTTGGTTTCTGGGCTCAGATTTCTTTAAGGGATACTTGCTCACATGTTCACAATCACCTTTAATCAAGACTGGAGTACATAAGGAGCCAGGCTGGCTCTTAAGCATCTGTGTAGGGGGTTTTGCTTGCTTAGATATGGCTTGGGCATGCTGAAGTCACATATACAGCTGACAGGGATCTGTCCCAGCTCTCTGAGGTCTCCCAGTGGTGTCTAGCCATTCCCCATCAGCAAGATCCCAGTGTGGGACCAGGAatgagctctgctctccagaggTTCCAGCTGGCATGCGATCCCAGGGAGCTGACGAGGGTACCAAATGCTGACACAGCATTTTGACAGCCACTCCTCAGGAGAGCTACTGCGTGTCCGTGGTTGGGAGCGATTGCTCTGTCAGACCAGAGTGTGCAGGAAATGCAGCAGCTTCGGTGCCTGCAGCCGCCCCCTCGGCTGCACCCGGGTCCTGGCATGGGAAGAGCTGCGGCACAgagggggggtggctggggctggggtctgTGTGTCTGCAGGGGTGCATGTGTATTTGGCACATAGCAGTTGTGCAAATCTGGGAGCGTGCATGCAAATTTGCATGGGGAGTTGTGTGCACATTTGTGTGTTCATGagcatttgtgtgtgtttatatatgagTGTGCATGGCCTTGCTGGGGATGCTTGCTCTGGAgtgatacaggggaaaaaaatattggaaCCCTCCCCGTTTGGCTGCCGTGCACTTGTGAGCAGAAAGCATGGGGGAAAGGGCTGTCAGGAGCATCCTCCATCACTCATTACGATGACAGTAGGAATGAGGTGGGCAGACCCAAACCTACACCCTGTCCCCTCTGGCCTTTCAGGAGTCATTCCCAGCAACGGCACATCCTGAGAACATGGAATAGTCAGGTTCAAGTGCTACTTAATTTTACAGGGCCTTGTTCTTCTCCTACTTGCACTGCTGTAAGCCTCAGTTTTCCCAAAACGGGATGTTGAGGACCAGACTGAGGCCCTGCTCTTATTCTGTCGGTGGCCATTAGCATTGAAGTGCAGGGATTAGACCCAGCTGCTGCGATGCTACAGGGAAGCAAGGTCAAAAACCAAAGCCAGGTGGTAGAGTCTGTCTAACCGCTTTGCAGCAAACCTCCTCTCCACAGCCTAAACCAAAGACCACTGAAACCCTGCCACCTACGCCCCTTCAGagccagcaaagcagctgcagcagaaaggTTGTACCCCAAAACCATACCAGGCTCATCGCAGCCCAGCCTCTTCTTGGTGCAGGAAGGGAAAGCCAAAGGACTTGAGGGTGTCTGCTcagcgcccccccctcccctgaaaACCTGACACAAACCTTAGCATCATAAGTGGAAATAATTTGCTTGGGTCCCTGCTTAATTTGGAGTGGAGAAAAGGGGCACAAACCTGCCAGCTGGCACAAATAACAGGCAGTCAGCTGTTATGGGTGCAGTGGTAGGCAAAAGCAAGTGAGCTGTGGTACGGAgtgaggggcaggggaaggagggatgtGGGATGGTGGAGCTGGGAAAGCCAGAACTGGGCACTTCTCAGGACAGGAGGTAAAACAGCTTCCTCCAGATCCCACGCAGTGACTCCAGGAAGACTGAACTACtatcaacacgctggagggagaGTCAAAACCATGGGTGGCTGCTCTCCTGACTTGCATGGAAAGACAAGAGCAGCTCCTGCACGATAACGCGCTTggttccccctccccaagcaaGATGCTGGGGCATGGGGGCTGACACCCATCTCATGGCACTGCTTGCTTTGGGGATGCTCGGTTGGGGACTTGAAACCTGCATCCTGCCCAGAGCTCatcccagccccgctcctgctCTGGCCGGCACAGCCAGTGCTATGCCCATCACAAatctctgccagggctgggcacccTGTTCTCCAAACAGGGAAGGGGGATGGTGCCTGACAGCCTGAAGCATCCCCACCActcaccccacacacccccaggcCCCAGCCTTGCTTCCTGCAAGGGGCAGGATTGCAACCAGGCTGCTGGGGGGCCGGAGGAGACACATCCCACGTGGCAGCAGGGGATGCTTTTGCTACACCTCCGACCCCACTGGATGGCTTGGGAGCCTCTGACCAGCTGCAGACCGCCATCCACTGAGAGAGGAAGGGACCCAGCCCCAAGCACTCCTGGAGGAGCAATGGCTGAAGACGGGAGGTGCAGGAAGGGCACCTCTGCTGCCCAAGAGGCAGGGTGGAAAATATGAAGCAGGGCCCACCCTCTCACCAGTGTCGTGTCTGACAGGAAAGCCAAAAGCAAAACTGCTGACCGAGCTTCTGCTTTTCACCGACTgcggctgcctcctgccttggctTTCCGGGCGAGCTGAGCCTGGTTGGCCATAGCAGATctctgccagagctgctggagcaagGAGCACGGCTGCTGCTTGCAAAAAGCCCCTCCAGGCTGTGAGCCATGTATTGGCATGAATGAATGTTGTGGGATTTACAGCACTGCCCATGGTGGCTACTGGGAGCCTTCAGCTGCACTGGGGACTGAAGGAGGCCACCACATCCACTGTCCTGCCCTGAGCAAGGGTGAAAGGCATCCCAGATGGATGTTCTTCCCATCTGGTCCCCTCTGGAGCTTTCTCAGGGCCTTTCCAGCCCCCACAGGGGACAAATTGTGATGCCTGGCATGCCTCACCCCTTCTGCCAGTGCCCAGGCTGGCTCCTGCAAGGCTGCGCTGGTTTTACTGGggacaagggaaaaagaaacctgcTGACGATGCTGCTGAAGTGTGAGATGCAGGTGACGCTTTCCTGTTTCTGATGGGTTTCATGGTCTCCCAGTAAGTCTCTGCTGTCTCCAAAGCCACTCCTTACTGGGATTTCTCTTCTCAAGCAGTTGTCACTTCTTTCTGTTCTGATTTCTGGCAGGCAGCACAATGCCAGCATTGCTTTCAGGAGGGAAAATGGAAGTTTGGAGCCAGAAAGCTGCACCAAGCACTGTGCTGTAAGCTTTGTCCAGGCTGACAGCAGCCAGGCCTCTGTCATGACGGGGATGCTCATTCTCACTGGGCTGGGCAGGCGCCCCACATCGAGCCTGGTGAGGGGAGGCTTGgtgtgcagctgcagctgagTGACCAGCTCAGACAGtggtgagaggaaaaagagaagcgGCTTCTCTAAATTATTAAGAGCAGCTTCGTGGAAGAGCAGCTTGCATATTGCACAGAGAGGCCCAGGAACCACAACAGACGCCGCCACCTCCCGGCTCTCGCCTGCGCACTGTCAAGAGCCGTTATTTGCCTGCCCACGCGCTTGCCATCACAAGTCAACAAACTCCCCTGACGTGAAACCCTTTATTCACTCTGCAGGGCCAGATCTGTCTCCCACCTGCGGAGGGAGGGACATGGGGGTAGATTTCCCTTCTTGCAGAGGATAGCACCTGAAGACAGGATGAAAACCAGCCGCCCGCTTCCCAGGGGTTTCTTTAAATAGCAGTACACAGGGCAGTCTCTGCCCCAGGCAAGGAGAAGCCCTCAGCCCTGGGGTCCCACGAGCAGCATCTCCCAGGATCCACTCCAGCTCTGGCCTTCGGCATTTCCTCCCACAGTGGTGCTTTTTTAGTTGGGAAGCAGCGTGGCCATTCCAGAGAGCCCCGGATGGAAGTAGAAAACCAAGGCATGATGTAAATTGCCTTTGTGACAGATCTGTTAGCATCACTGCTCTTCCCCAGCCCATCCTCCCTGCCCTGAGTGAAGAGGTATCACGTGGAGCCCAGCAGGGACCTTCCTCGTCCCGTGGTACCCATCCCACAGCCACAATCCCACCATGGCCAGGACTGCCTGATATCAActccagcagcagcccctctGTTGCTCCAGTCCCGGCACACTGGATTTTTCCCAACTGCAAACTGCAGTGGGAGCAAGGGGCCAGAGCAGCCTGTCCCTGCCCACACCCCTCAGCGAGGCGGGACCCCGGGTCTCAGCAGGGCTGTGACTGCAGCTGCCAAGTCCGCTCATCCTGGTGTTTCTTCTCTCGTTCTGGTGTTACGGGTTTCTCCTCTAGGAAGACGATGGTGGCGTATTCAGTCTGGTCGACCACCCGGGTCTCGGCGGGCAACTGGGCATGCTGCTCCCACTGAAACTCAAGCACACCATAGTCCACAGTAGACACGGACACCACGGGGGGCTTCTCTTCCTTCTGCAAGGAAACCCGGTAGGGGCGATTCATCATCCAGAGGTACCCAACAAGCCCAGTACAAGCCCCTTTTTTACAGCAAGTATTGAAACCAGTTCTGAAGCATCCCAGGAGGGCAAGAGCTGtacaaagcagaaagacaaacagACCTGGGATAGCATTTGTCCAGAGAAACCAGACCATGAGCCTTGGGGTCACCGCCAAAGCCATGTGGgtctcagctctctgcctctgcaggcaggttgggctccctgcctgcccagccaTGGAAGGTAGGGTTGAGCTAGGAGCCCTTTTCCCACCTCTCCATTGGGCTCTGAGCTGGCACAGAGTGCACGAGGAGAGCCTGGGGCTGAGTTTGCTCAGCCCAGACAGGGGAGAGTAAAGGGGAACCTACTCGTGCCTTCAGCTACCTAATGGGGTtggagagaagatggagccagacttctCCCTGTGGTGCCcagcaaaaggaagagaggaaacagGCATTATAgctgcagcaaaaaaaaattttgcgtaatatattgggggggggggggggggggaatttcctcttattttctaCAGCAACACAACCCACTGTCAAAGATAACCCTATTTTGAGCAAGGGTTGGACTAAAGAGGTCCCATCCTATCTCAGgcagttttttttattttgtgatggGGCTGTGTTGCAGGTGCAGAAAAGCAGTTGTAGCTGTGCAGAAAAGATCAAGCAGCATCAGAGAAGACAGGAGAAGTGAGAAGCCTGTGAAGGGCTGATAAAGAGAGGCCCTGCACCCTTTGCACCCCAGCGATGCCACGATGCtcccctgcagcacagcagggtgTCAGAGACAGAAAACTCACCGCTGGCATGTTCTCACTTGGTGGTTTCTCCACATCTGCAAAAGAACACATTCGGTTAGTAGATGCTTGTGTGCCAAGACAGTGTGAGCATCTGTGCCTGGGCCTGACTGAGCCCCCACATCCTAGGAGAGCGCTAGACACTGCAACTATTGCACCACGCTTCCTCCTTCTTCACTTAGGGTCTAACACCCTGAACATTACAAGGACAAGGGAGATACCAGCCCAGTCTTGGGATTAACTGGGATTAATGGGGTACAATTCTGCAGGGGTCCCCTCTGGGAGAGCCCCTCTGGCTGACCACAGCATGGCTGAGGCGATGCCCGATGCTGTGGCGGGGGGACTATGAGGTGCCCCGAAGGTGCCTGGACAAGGTGCACGTGAGAAACTCGAGTGCAGCATTAAGGCACCATACTAACAAGCAGTGCGGAGCCACAGCATGTAGTCTGGGGACTCTACAAAGGGCAAGCAAGGCCCAAAGCACCCTTCTCCCCTAGGCCTGGAGACACCTGTCCCATGGAGACATGCCATAGCTGAGTTTAGCACATTGAACAAGCCCATGtaccccagggagctgcaggtaTCTGGCTGCCCCCAAATTCCAGCTGAGTTTGCTGGATGAGCATCACCCATCAGGTCCCCTGGCAGACCCCAGCCCCTCAGCACAGCACGGTCCCCACAGGGGATCATACCTCCTCTCCTGTACGTGACAGTGAGGTAGCCAAAGATCAGCAGCACAAccaccccagccagcagcaggatgCCCAGGAGCACAGCCTTGATGTAGTCTGGGGGATTGCCTTCCTCCATCTCGGGCTCGTCAGTGGCATTCATCTTCTCAGGGGCTGCTGCAACAGTCAcccaaaaaagggggaaaaaaatggcaggTCAGGAGTGTAAAATGGCCTCTATAGTCCTTGTGAAATGCAACAGGGGAACATGGGGGCTGTTCCCAGAAAGCGCTCAGTCCCAGGCAGGCTGCCACAGCCCCACCATCCCTCCAGGGGCCCGGAATTTGGGCTGACATGGGGGATGTTTTGGCCATGTACCATTCCTTCCCATTGCAGGTGGTAAGGATGATCTCACACCACTGAGAGCTGTGGTGCAGGGGTCCAGGCACCACTCTGCACCCACAGGCAGTCCTGTGGCATGACCCCATGCCCAGCAAAGCCCCATGGAGAGCACAGCTTCCCTGAGCCTCCCCGCTGCTTCCATATCCTGGGGCCAGCACAGCATCAGCTCACATTGGAGAGAAATGTTGTGAAAGACAGTGACTTTTGCAGTGTTTCTCCTTTTTATAAAAGGCCACCTTCAGCCCCACAAAGCCCCCATGTTGCCAAGCAGGGGCATGGCAGATCTTGCTGTGAGATCTGTCTCCCATGCCATGGGTCTATGAGACTCTCCCAGAGCATGGTTTTGCAACAACATTATCTAGACCAACACTGGCTGTTTGAGGGGTCTGAGCCCCAGTCGTCACCCCAAACACAGTCCCTGTCCCCAAGGGAGCTGTTCAGGGGTGAAGGCAGTTCCCTGCACTGGTCTCCTGCCTCCATCCATGGGTGAGGACTCGCTCCTCCCCACAGCATCACTGGGGACACAGCCCCAGCAGGATGAAGACCTCCTGCCTCAGGACCAGTTCCAGCTGCAGTGTGGATGGGGGAGGACAACCTGTGTCCCTGGGCCTCAACCCTGCATGCAAAGGCAAGGGAaaagggcagagctgtgctctcCTGACCCACACCAGGTCCTCCCTCAGCGGGGTACTGCCTCCTTATGCCCTGGGGCTGCAATGTTCCTGGGGGCTGTAGCACCATGGGACAACACCAATGACCTTCCCCATCAGCTCAGCCCTCAGGCTGACCTGTGACCACCAGATGCGACCGGTTGCTCTCCATCACTTTATCGGGTTCAAAGAAGGTGATCAGCCCACAGTAGTAGGAGCCTGAGTCATTCTGGTGAAGGTTCAGGATCTCGATCTTGAAGGCTGGAGTGTGGTTGGTGAGCAGATACTTCTCTGTCTTCGTCGGGGGGTTGTTCCGGCTGATCTCAGCGATTTTTTGGGCTTGGCTGTGGTTGGTCTCCTTGTACCAATTGAGGCTGTACTCCGAGCCAGAGTCACTCTCCATGGAGATATTGCAGAAGAAGGTGGCTGAGCCTCCTGCAGGGACAGTTAACACGGCTGGGAAGAAGGTCACTGTTTGGGAGAGAGGAAACAAGGAACAGACATGGTTACAGCGGGCACAGGTCTCAGAGACACCCGTACATCCATGCAGGATCCAGGGATGCAAAGAGGGTGAGAGCCTGCCATCACGCCTGCTAGCACCCCATCCCATGGAGAGGTGATGGGTTCCTATGCCCCAAACCCAGAGGTTCCATGAATTCCTCAGCTGTTTCACCCTCAGCTCCTGAAGGCCCCTAAGGGGATTTACAAAAACCTGCCGGCGAGTGCTTGCAAACCCAGCCCCATGCCATCGCCAGCACCCGGCTCACCCATGGCCAGGCTCTGGGGTTTGCCAGCAACGCAGGCAGCCTGATGCTTGGCCAGCCCACCGCATCACCCCAGATCACAAGGAGGTACATCAGCCCATGTCTCTCCCCTCCTGAGTGTGTGCCTGCTGGCCAGAGGGGGATGCTCAGGGGTAGTAACTCTATCATGAAGTGGTTTCAGCAGAGCAAATTGTGCTCTGGGCTACCTAAAATTAACCCAGAACACCTACACCAGGGAAAACAGACTTTGGggattgtattatttttaaatctatgcTGCATTTTAATGTCTGAGTCATCCTTCCTCCAGCTGATATTGCCTCCAAAAGCGAGCAGAGGGACCAAGTCCTGGGCTGGGACAGCACCCTGGAGTGAACCTCATCGCGTGTccagctgcctgctggggtgCTTCAGCTCTGCCCACTGCTCCATACTGGGAGCACAGAGTGGGCAGGGGCTTCCCAGGGTATGGTATTTGCTATCTCCAGCCTGAGACCATCTGACAGGGCAGAGTGACCTGGAGCTTACGATGCCATCTCTTTCCAGCTATCTGTCCCCTCCTCACAGGGCAGGCACCCACCCGGGGGGTCCTGGCCGGGCTTGTgaggctgctcccagcacaggGTCATGGCTGCAGCCCCCTGGCCCTTAGCACCAGCCCTGCTGCTTCAACACATTTCCCTGCCTGTGATCCCAGCGGGTTCATCCCCGGCAGGCAGCGGCGATGCTACAAACACAGGCCAGGCTCACAACATCTTGGCTCAGCCAGCCCCATACAACAGGATGAGGCAGCTGCTGCATTAACTGTTGTTCAGAGCaataaaaagcaggaagaagCATTCTTCACACTGGTTATCTGACCAAGCAATTCAAACCA
Encoded here:
- the PDCD1 gene encoding programmed cell death protein 1, with amino-acid sequence MAPGASKTMWNSMEVVLTGLCTVLLCCGPMLASCRRVTFFPAVLTVPAGGSATFFCNISMESDSGSEYSLNWYKETNHSQAQKIAEISRNNPPTKTEKYLLTNHTPAFKIEILNLHQNDSGSYYCGLITFFEPDKVMESNRSHLVVTAAPEKMNATDEPEMEEGNPPDYIKAVLLGILLLAGVVVLLIFGYLTVTYRRGDVEKPPSENMPAKEEKPPVVSVSTVDYGVLEFQWEQHAQLPAETRVVDQTEYATIVFLEEKPVTPEREKKHQDERTWQLQSQPC